aatgcaataAGTACTTATAAATCTGCATCATTAATATGTCTTTGATCATGATTCTATTTGTGAATATCTtgccaaataattaaaaaaataattaattattttccttaaaataattgtaattattcAATATCttctgtaaaaagcaagtaattataattgtaatttaattgaagcatttctattttaattgtaattaataaattacttttgaaaataattgaacccAGGTCTGGCGAGCAATGCTTAAAACTGACAGATTCCATGCAAAATGTATTCAGTTCTTGACAAGACTCAAAAAGCGTTATATTCACGCCTTTGACCGATGACATGTAATACGTATCAAGATGAACGGTCGCATAACCAGTGATatttacagaaatgaaaataaatatatatgccaCATTCAAATTACATAAAGATCTCTGTTTAACATTCTGtatgtacattatttaaaagacatAAGTACACGCTGAAAGTACTGTTTATGTCCCCGGTGCCTAAGACCCAGGCCGAATATAGTGTTTGAACTATCAATCCATTAGTCCGTCTGTCACAATACCTTCTGTACTCAACACCTTGAACTTCCATACAGTTGAAATGAAACCAATATGAACCGGACATGTCCATACTGTGGGAACTTTCGTGTCCTATTACTTTCTTTTCCTTGAGTTATGACCCTGTTATTGACTGAATTATTCTGTCAACATTGACATCGTTCCTGTTTAGATATGTTTGTAAAGAATAACTGCGCAATTCCCTCAATCTAAAAAGTACAAACAGATAggatacatatttttttaattcataagaAGTGTAGATTAGCCTTTCAACAGTCTTCATGGTATAGAATCTACATTTGATCAGTACAGTTTCAATTGATATATTTTGGAATGTATACACTTGGTTTTTTTCCATAGCAAAATATATACAGCTGAAGTTTGCTTATAAAACAGGTAAAAGGTCAGTCAGTATAACTGgtatttactttttcaaaacattttttaattttgtccagAACAGTTCTTGGCCTACCACGTCCTCTGTCCACTCTATGTATGTCGTCGTATCAAAAAGAACTTTTAAGGAGTGATTCATATTTATTCCGTCAACTTTCTCTAAAAGAATGATCACCAGTTCTGTTTCATCTTCAATCAGTTTGGAATGTGCAATTTTCAGTTCAAACATGCACCATCCACTACGAGCAAATGCATTAGTTAGAACAAGAACGACTTTCGCACTTTTGTCCATATTTGTGACAATATTGTCGTTTATAAAAGCGCCCGGTTGAAAGTCCCTCTCATGAATACACAATTTCAACCCAACTTCTTCTTCAAGGACAGGTAGCAGTCTGCGACGTACCCACGCCGAATCCGTTACCTCGTATCCAATGAAGGCATCGTACACAAAGTTATGTCCATCTATAATTTGATAATTCCTTCTCTTtcttaataaataaatgtaatgttTGATATTCCATCTATTTCTATACAGTATAAGTACGGTAATACCTATAACAATAACACATGGCAATGCAATAATAGCGGCCCATATCCATGAACTCCATGGATGACATTCTTTATACGTGAAGGATACTTCTGAGAGCAGCAATTTAGACTTTTCGGTTGGAAGAGAACATATATATTGTTGTGGATACCTTCGAATCACtttcttatattgttttgttttcatccaGTTGATCAGCcattcaaggtcacagtcacataCGAAAGGATTTTGACTCAAATCTAGTGAATGTAAGTTATTCAGAAGTGAAATTGGTAGGGCCGACTCTTGTATATGTGCAATATCATTATATCTTAAATCGAGATATCTCAAATGcttgttttctttaaatgtttcatCAGTTAACCGTGTAACTTGACTTGAATGAAGATTTAGATAaactacatgtttaaaatgaGTTAAGATGACTTTCGGATCCTGCGAAATCTGACATCCAAAACACTCAAAAAACCTAATCTTATCGAGTGGTGAAAACAATGATGAGAATTGCTGGTTAGTTAATTGCTGCAAACTAATAAGTCCTAATGATAAATTTCTCAAATTTGGCACAACTCTAAATGTGTCATTGAAGGATATGAACAAATCTTTAGCAGGACTATCGAATCTTAATTGTAAACATCTAAGTGAAGATGATTTGAAGGCTAATGGCTCGACTGTTAGTCTGTCTGCGTGTAAAAATCTAAGCCTCAGTAATTCAAGTTTTGGTAGTTTCAGTAAGAAGTTATTTTGTAATACTTTTATAGGATTACGATCGAGCTGAAGTGTTTTCAGTTTCAATAAGCATTTAAAATTATCGAAACCAATTTCCGTTATATCATTACCTTTGACACTGAGAAGCTCAAGGTTGGGGAGATAGCAATCCTTTTCACTTCCATCAACTGAAAAGTCTGGGAATGATTTAAACTTATTGAAATCAAGGTATAAGTTatgcaaatgtttctttttagaAAGTTTTATGTTTTCAACATGATTATCACTTAAATAGAAAActtctaaactatcaaacctTCCGAAAGTATCCATCCAAAGCGTTCTCATATTGTAAAATCGAATTTCTAgtaattttatttggttttcttTCACCAAGGAAAACAAATCTCTTTGAATTGTTATGGTAGCGATTCCACTCATACCAAGATGAGAAAGAAACTTCAATTTAGACAATTCACCCAacagatttttcatattttcatagtaTATCGGATTGTAGGACAGATATaggtatttcaaattttgaaacgCACTAAGAGCCGTTTTTGAAATGTTCTGAATATTGTTATGATCAAGGAAAAGGTCCGTCAGACTGTCTGGATTGcttacattttcaaatgtttcagaTGAGACGTTTCTTAAATCATTGTAACTAAATATCAAGTACGTAACATTATTTTCAGTCTTCGGAATGTATGGTAAGTTCTGATGACTGCAGTTTAGAGCCTTCTGGTTATGAATCATTTGTTCTTTGCATTGTTTCTTTCTCTCTATCCATGTCCTTTCGGTGGCTGTAAACATCACTAGAAGTAGAAGAAATATAGATGCTtcttctgttttcatttttatccaGTCGCCACGGCAGTTTAGGTTTCCTCGAAATTGGTTTTTCCTGCGTTTATCtaaaattgaaagaaatgttttaaaatttggaaagtagatccctcggaagcaccgagaacaagttTTATTTGAGCTATATTTGAGACGCCCTTTTTACAAGCTTAAATGAATGAAGGATTCGGGATGAGCTTTTAGTTTAAGACGAAAACCCGTTTTCTGGCGTCCACTGAGTACATTAAATGACTTCTTCCGCTTTATGAATGTTCATTAACTTTGATGGTCAGAATCCGTTGCATGAACCACTGTCTTGTTTGGGTAGACAGTCTGAACGGCTCGGGTTGACTGCAAATAGGGACCCCTCAGAGCTAAAGTACCAGGCGTAGATATGCAATATTTCACCTGAAGCGTTGACAAGTGGTCGTTTACGATGTTAACACAAGCTGTGTTCCTTGGACCAAATTTAGGGTTGCCACAGGACGCAGTGTTTTTACATATTGGTTTATTCACCATAAGAAAAATGATATCTATAAGTATGTACCCTTTGggagcacagaacgcaaccaagcaaactaatagaAGACACAGATTGATCGAGTCTGTTTACGACAGGTAATGAAGACTtgcaaaccgtgtctgctattattttatgttttgtttgtttgttttgggtttaacaccgttttgcaacagtatttcagtcatgtaacggcgggcagttaacctaaccagtgttcctggattctgtaacagtacaaacctgttctccacaagtaactgccaatttccccacatgaatcagaggtggaagactaatgattaaagacacaatgtcgtttatcatatagtcacggagaacatacgccccgcccgaggatcaaactccgCAATCCGAAGACCAACGCTCTATCTTATGTGGTTGAACTATATTAAAATGATCTTCTTATGGAAGCTTTAGAGCTATCCAAACAGCACTGTCAAAATACCATGTGGTGACTATAAAATGAACtctattttctggttctttggaatcatgaaaaacacaaaatgattttgaatAATATAGTTAAGCTTAAGTTGGTGCTAGGGAAAGGAGgttgctgcacatttcattacctctcattcaGCTGTTTGTTTGCTGGTTTGTgttaatgttttcaaataattttcttctaaagtttataagaaaataaacatttcacataAAAGTGTTGGCTAGTTAGTACACTGCCAATTTTTTGCAAGCCGAAACACTTTAATAAAATTCGGGGCCATCACAGATGTCACTGTTTTACGTGCAATTACATAgcaatctttaaaattatttcctAGTAGTTCAATGCGTTCTTTTGGCTTTTCCGGTACATTTGTTGTCATTTTACAAGAAACATTATCTGGTGGTCTCCTACCCTGATAATTCAAGCTGGGTTCTTGAAACCAAACATAGGATGAAGTGTATATAACTAGATTCCCCAAGGCCAAATTAGCAGCCACGACTGACAATTACATAAGGATAACTTTAAAATGTTCCCACCTTAAAATGCCCAGGGGCTAGAGGTAAGATATTTTACACGAAGCATTTTGTGGTAATGAGCTGCCAAGTGCATGTAATCTAGATCATTTGCACGAAAGAATATGTAGCCATAGGGGTCCGCGTGTTTGcattataaaatcttttaaacaaTTAGAATACAAAGTTGCATACAAAAGGAAAGTCAACGTTGAAAACACAACCCCTATAAGCAAAAACCTGCATTAGTTTGCAAATGTTTACCATGCTTTTACAGATGGGAAAGCAAGAAGACAAACACCATTTAAAAAACCCGACGAAACAGACAAAAAGACAATTAGCAAAGCAGCTCAATCCCAGCAGGCTTGCAGGTTTGTTTGTCATTGAGCGACCATCT
This is a stretch of genomic DNA from Mercenaria mercenaria strain notata chromosome 4, MADL_Memer_1, whole genome shotgun sequence. It encodes these proteins:
- the LOC123550803 gene encoding toll-like receptor 2 isoform X2, translated to MKTEEASIFLLLLVMFTATERTWIERKKQCKEQMIHNQKALNCSHQNLPYIPKTENNVTYLIFSYNDLRNVSSETFENVSNPDSLTDLFLDHNNIQNISKTALSAFQNLKYLYLSYNPIYYENMKNLLGELSKLKFLSHLGMSGIATITIQRDLFSLVKENQIKLLEIRFYNMRTLWMDTFGRFDSLEVFYLSDNHVENIKLSKKKHLHNLYLDFNKFKSFPDFSVDGSEKDCYLPNLELLSVKDLSQNPFVCDCDLEWLINWMKTKQYKKVIRRYPQQYICSLPTEKSKLLLSEVSFTYKECHPWSSWIWAAIIALPCVIVIGITVLILYRNRWNIKHYIYLLRKRRNYQIIDGHNFVYDAFIGYEVTDSAWVRRRLLPVLEEEVGLKLCIHERDFQPGAFINDNIVTNMDKSAKVVLVLTNAFARSGWCMFELKIAHSKLIEDETELVIILLEKVDGINMNHSLKVLFDTTTYIEWTEDVVGQELFWTKLKNVLKK
- the LOC123550803 gene encoding toll-like receptor 13 isoform X1 translates to MKTEEASIFLLLLVMFTATERTWIERKKQCKEQMIHNQKALNCSHQNLPYIPKTENNVTYLIFSYNDLRNVSSETFENVSNPDSLTDLFLDHNNIQNISKTALSAFQNLKYLYLSYNPIYYENMKNLLGELSKLKFLSHLGMSGIATITIQRDLFSLVKENQIKLLEIRFYNMRTLWMDTFGRFDSLEVFYLSDNHVENIKLSKKKHLHNLYLDFNKFKSFPDFSVDGSEKDCYLPNLELLSVKGNDITEIGFDNFKCLLKLKTLQLDRNPIKVLQNNFLLKLPKLELLRLRFLHADRLTVEPLAFKSSSLRCLQLRFDSPAKDLFISFNDTFRVVPNLRNLSLGLISLQQLTNQQFSSLFSPLDKIRFFECFGCQISQDPKVILTHFKHVVYLNLHSSQVTRLTDETFKENKHLRYLDLRYNDIAHIQESALPISLLNNLHSLDLSQNPFVCDCDLEWLINWMKTKQYKKVIRRYPQQYICSLPTEKSKLLLSEVSFTYKECHPWSSWIWAAIIALPCVIVIGITVLILYRNRWNIKHYIYLLRKRRNYQIIDGHNFVYDAFIGYEVTDSAWVRRRLLPVLEEEVGLKLCIHERDFQPGAFINDNIVTNMDKSAKVVLVLTNAFARSGWCMFELKIAHSKLIEDETELVIILLEKVDGINMNHSLKVLFDTTTYIEWTEDVVGQELFWTKLKNVLKK